The following are from one region of the Oncorhynchus tshawytscha isolate Ot180627B unplaced genomic scaffold, Otsh_v2.0 Un_contig_5282_pilon_pilon, whole genome shotgun sequence genome:
- the LOC121843141 gene encoding ubiquitin carboxyl-terminal hydrolase 37-like isoform X1: MLFVSLHSCFAKLHQARLSGGTVNAKNKEYKKILQTVKRCLSVVNEDYEEDYEQDAHECVLLLLFQLKEEGMALKGSPEPYTCPVKQLEFKLKTSRTCTSCGVIVYGQEDYNHLSLSLSHYLTHSLDLYFKPSALECACRVCSGSMASVTRHFLTLPRVLMLHIKRFTAGDWEPEKVDDPMSIPAEITLPAVCGKTAHVQYGARASSLGRNNMDNTPANSPKGTLDRPGHYISDVLDSRGSGWLCLDDAHVLRTDEATVLKAIAQTAYILFYVCSGAGEGDQAPHYQEKHQENPSLNSGRGTALRDHLE; this comes from the exons ATGCTCTTTGTCTCCCTCCACAGCTGCTTTGCCAAGTTACATCAGGCCAGGCTTTCTGGAGGCACTGTTAATGCTAAGAACAAGGAATATAAGAAAATCCTTCAAACAGTCAAGCGCTGTCTTTCCGTTGTCAATGAGGACTATGAGGAAGACTATGAACAG GATGCCCATGAATGTGTGTTGCTCCTCCTCTTTCAGCTGAAGGAGGAGGGTATGGCATTAAAGGGCTCACCAGAGCCATACACCTGCCCCGTGAAGCAGTTAGAATTCAAGCTGAAGACTTCCCGTACCTGCACCAG CTGTGGAGTTATAGTGTATGGTCAGGAGGATTATAATCACCTGTCACTGAGCCTGAGCCATTACCTGACACACAGCCTGGACCTCTACTTTAAG CCATCTGCGTTAGAGTGTGCATGCAGGGTGTGCTCAGGCAGCATGGCATCTGTGACTAGGCACTTCCTCACGCTGCCCCG GGTCCTAATGCTTCATATCAAGCGATTTACTGCAGGCGACTGGGAGCCAGAGAAGGTGGATGATCCCATGTCCATCCCTGCAGAAATAACCCTCCCAGCCGTATGTGGGAAGACAGCCCATGTCCAGTATGGAGCCAG GGCAAGCTCCCTGGGGAGAAACAACATGGACAACACACCTGCAAACTCCCCGAAAGGCACCCTTGATAGACCAG GCCACTACATCAGTGATGTTTTGGACAGCCGTGGCAGTGGGTGGCTCTGCCTGGATGACGCACATGTCTTGAGGACAGATGAGGCCACTGTGCTGAAGGCGATTGCACAGACTGCCTACATCCTGTTCTATGTCTGCAG TGGAGCAGGTGAAGGAGACCAGGCCCCTCACTACCAGGAGAAGCACCAGGAGAACCCATCATTAAACTCAGGGAGAGGCACAGCGCTCAGGGACCACCTGGAGTAG
- the LOC121843141 gene encoding ubiquitin carboxyl-terminal hydrolase 37-like isoform X2, producing MLFVSLHSCFAKLHQARLSGGTVNAKNKEYKKILQTVKRCLSVVNEDYEEDYEQDAHECVLLLLFQLKEEGMALKGSPEPYTCPVKQLEFKLKTSRTCTSCGVIVYGQEDYNHLSLSLSHYLTHSLDLYFKPSALECACRVCSGSMASVTRHFLTLPRVLMLHIKRFTAGDWEPEKVDDPMSIPAEITLPAVCGKTAHVQYGARASSLGRNNMDNTPANSPKGTLDRPGHYISDVLDSRGSGWLCLDDAHVLRTDEATVLKAIAQTAYILFYVCRHCMYM from the exons ATGCTCTTTGTCTCCCTCCACAGCTGCTTTGCCAAGTTACATCAGGCCAGGCTTTCTGGAGGCACTGTTAATGCTAAGAACAAGGAATATAAGAAAATCCTTCAAACAGTCAAGCGCTGTCTTTCCGTTGTCAATGAGGACTATGAGGAAGACTATGAACAG GATGCCCATGAATGTGTGTTGCTCCTCCTCTTTCAGCTGAAGGAGGAGGGTATGGCATTAAAGGGCTCACCAGAGCCATACACCTGCCCCGTGAAGCAGTTAGAATTCAAGCTGAAGACTTCCCGTACCTGCACCAG CTGTGGAGTTATAGTGTATGGTCAGGAGGATTATAATCACCTGTCACTGAGCCTGAGCCATTACCTGACACACAGCCTGGACCTCTACTTTAAG CCATCTGCGTTAGAGTGTGCATGCAGGGTGTGCTCAGGCAGCATGGCATCTGTGACTAGGCACTTCCTCACGCTGCCCCG GGTCCTAATGCTTCATATCAAGCGATTTACTGCAGGCGACTGGGAGCCAGAGAAGGTGGATGATCCCATGTCCATCCCTGCAGAAATAACCCTCCCAGCCGTATGTGGGAAGACAGCCCATGTCCAGTATGGAGCCAG GGCAAGCTCCCTGGGGAGAAACAACATGGACAACACACCTGCAAACTCCCCGAAAGGCACCCTTGATAGACCAG GCCACTACATCAGTGATGTTTTGGACAGCCGTGGCAGTGGGTGGCTCTGCCTGGATGACGCACATGTCTTGAGGACAGATGAGGCCACTGTGCTGAAGGCGATTGCACAGACTGCCTACATCCTGTTCTATGTCTGCAG ACATTGTATGTACATGTAA